A single window of Arvicanthis niloticus isolate mArvNil1 chromosome 20, mArvNil1.pat.X, whole genome shotgun sequence DNA harbors:
- the Prr3 gene encoding proline-rich protein 3 isoform X1 → MPKRKKQDQQQPPQHLSLSERDEPGDEEDERPMGPPSLLGPPPMANGKPGDPKSAFHRGPPGSRGPMIPPLLSLPPPPRGRGHIRGGLGPRSSPYGRGWWGISTEPPFPGLGHGGPSRESFYREPRNPRRLKSWSLVKNTYPPKDDPQMMEDKSDLPVCRHFSKKGHCRYEDHCAFYHPGVNGPPL, encoded by the exons ATGCCGAAACGAAAGAAGCAGGACCAGCAGCAGCCGCCGCAGCATCTCTCACTGTCCGAGCGGGACGAGCCTGGAGACGAGGAGGATGAGCGCCCCATGG GACCACCCAGCCTTCTGGGCCCTCCCCCCATGGCCAATGGAAAGCCTGGTGATCCCAAGTCAG cTTTCCACAGGGGTCCTCCAGGATCAAGGGGACCAATGATACCACCACTGCTGAGTCTCCCACCTCCTCCCCGGGGTAGAGGCCACATTCGGGGAGGCCTTGGTCCTCGATCTAGCCCATATGGTCGTGGTTGGTGGGGTATCAGTACTGAACCTCCTTTTCCTGGGCTGGGCCATGGGGGTCCCTCTAGGGAAAGCTTTTACAGAGAGCCAAGAAATCCACGAAGGCTCAAAAGCTGGTCTCTTGTCAAGAATACCTACCCACCTAAGGACGACCCCCAGATGATGGAAG ACAAGTCTGACCTCCCTGTCTGTCGACACTTTTCTAAGAAGGGCCACTGTCGATATGAAGACCATTGTGCCTTCTACCATCCAGGCGTCAACGGACCTCCTCTGTGA
- the Prr3 gene encoding proline-rich protein 3 isoform X2 — MANGKPGDPKSAFHRGPPGSRGPMIPPLLSLPPPPRGRGHIRGGLGPRSSPYGRGWWGISTEPPFPGLGHGGPSRESFYREPRNPRRLKSWSLVKNTYPPKDDPQMMEDKSDLPVCRHFSKKGHCRYEDHCAFYHPGVNGPPL; from the exons ATGGCCAATGGAAAGCCTGGTGATCCCAAGTCAG cTTTCCACAGGGGTCCTCCAGGATCAAGGGGACCAATGATACCACCACTGCTGAGTCTCCCACCTCCTCCCCGGGGTAGAGGCCACATTCGGGGAGGCCTTGGTCCTCGATCTAGCCCATATGGTCGTGGTTGGTGGGGTATCAGTACTGAACCTCCTTTTCCTGGGCTGGGCCATGGGGGTCCCTCTAGGGAAAGCTTTTACAGAGAGCCAAGAAATCCACGAAGGCTCAAAAGCTGGTCTCTTGTCAAGAATACCTACCCACCTAAGGACGACCCCCAGATGATGGAAG ACAAGTCTGACCTCCCTGTCTGTCGACACTTTTCTAAGAAGGGCCACTGTCGATATGAAGACCATTGTGCCTTCTACCATCCAGGCGTCAACGGACCTCCTCTGTGA
- the Abcf1 gene encoding ATP-binding cassette sub-family F member 1 isoform X1 produces MESPPIGGPTPPEAETALGASEGLVTVAVMPKGPKQQPPEPEWIGDGEGTSPADKVVKKGKKDKKTKKTFFEELAVEDRQAGDEEKLQKEKEQQQQQQQQKKKRDTRKGRRKKDVDDGDDSDERMLMERLKKLSVPASDEEDEVPAPVPRGRKKAKGGNVFEALIQDESEEEEEEEKHVPKPAKPEKNRINKAVAEEPPGLRSKKGKEEKSKGKAKREPAAADSEGEDEEDTKEKEPPRQGKDRDKKVTEQGSEEEKEEKEGELKANDPYANLSKKEKKKLKKQMDYERQVESLKAANAAENDFSVSQAEVSSRQAMLENASDIKLEKFSISAHGKELFVNADLYIVAGRRYGLVGPNGKGKTTLLKHIANRALSIPPNIDVLLCEQEVVADETPAVQAVLRADTKRLRLLEEERRLQGQLEQGDDTAAEKLEKVYEELRATGAAAAEAKARRILAGLGFDPEMQNRPTQKFSGGWRMRVSLARALFMEPTLLMLDEPTNHLDLNAVIWLNNYLQGWRKTLLIVSHDQGFLDDVCTDIIHLDTQRLHYYRGNYMTFKKMYQQKQKELLKQYEKQEKKLKELKAGGKSTKQAEKQTKEVLTRKQQKCRRKNQDEESQDPPELLKRPKEYTVRFTFPDPPPLSPPVLGLHGVTFGYEGQKPLFKNLDFGIDMDSRICIVGPNGVGKSTLLLLLTGKLTPTNGEMRKNHRLKIGFFNQQYAEQLHMEETPTEYLQRSFNLPYQDARKCLGRFGLESHAHTIQICKLSGGQKARVVFAELACREPDVLILDEPTNNLDIESIDALGEAINEYKGAVIVVSHDARLITETNCQLWVVEEQSVSQIDGDFDDYKREVLEALGEVMVSRPRD; encoded by the exons ATGGAAAGCCCGCCTATTGGCGGCCCCACGCCGCCGGAAGCGGAAACAGCGCTGGGCGCCTCAGAAGGACTGGTAACTGTTGCCGTGATGCCGAAGGGTCCCAAGCAGCAGCCGCCCGAACCCGAGTGGATCGGGGACGGCGAGGGCACGAGCCCGGCGG ACAAAGTAGTGAAGAAAGGCAAAAAGGACAAGAAGACCAAAAAGACG TTCTTTGAGGAGCTGGCAGTAGAGGACAGACAAGCTGGGGATGAGGAAAAActgcagaaggagaaggagcagcaacagcagcagcag caacagaagaaaaagcGAGACACCAGGAAAGGCCGTCGGAAGAAGGATGTGGACGATGGCGATGACAGTGATGAGAGAATGCTCATGGAGCGTCTTAAGAAGCTGTCTGTGCCAGCCAGTGATGAGGAAGATGAGG TGCCTGCCCCGGTACCCCGAGGACGGAAGAAGGCCAAG GGTGGAAATGTTTTTGAGGCCCTGATTCAGGatgagagtgaggaggaagaggaggaagaaaagcatgTTCCCAAGCCCGCCAAGCCAGAAAAGAATCGCATCAATAAG GCCGTGGCTGAGGAGCCTCCCGGGCTCAGGAGtaaaaagggaaaggaggagaaatcaAAAGGGAAAGCCAAG AGGGAACCTGCTGCTGCAGACAGTGAAGGGGAAGATGAGGAGGACACGAAAGAAAAGGAGCCTCCCCGGCAAGGAAAGGACAGAGACAAGAAGGTGACCGAGCAG GgttcagaggaagagaaagaagagaaagagggagagttGAAGGCAAATGATCCCTATGCCAACCTTagcaagaaggaaaagaaaaagctgaagaAGCAG ATGGATTATGAACGCCAGGTGGAGTCATTAAAGGCAGCTAATGCTGCAGAAAATGACTTCTCTGTGTCCCAGGCAGAGGTGTCTTCCCGCCAGGCAATGTTAGAAAATGCATCTGACATCAAG CTGGAAAAGTTCAGCATCTCCGCTCACGGCAAGGAGCTGTTCGTCAATGCTGACCTGTACATTGTGGCCGGTCGCCGCTACGGGCTGGTGGGACCCAACGG CAAAGGCAAAACCACGCTTCTGAAGCACATTGCCAACCGTGCCCTGAGCATCCCCCCTAACATCGACGTGCTGCTGTGCGAGCAGG AGGTGGTGGCTGATGAAACACCAGCCGTGCAAGCTGTTCTTCGTGCAGACACCAAGCGACTGAGGCTGCTAGAGGAGGAGAGACGGCTTCAGGGACAGCTGGAGCAGGGGGATGATACTGCTGCTGAGAAATTAGAAAAG gtATATGAGGAACTTCGAGCTACTGGGGCAGCAGCTGCAGAGGCCAAGGCACGGCGGATCCTGGCTGGCTTGGGCTTTGACCCTGAGATGCAGAATCGGCCCACACAGAAGTTTTCTGGGGGTTGGCGAATGCGGGTCTCCCTGGCCAG GGCGCTGTTCATGGAGCCCACGCTGCTGATGCTGGATGAGCCCACTAACCACCTGGACCTCAACGCCGTCATCTGGCTTAATAA CTACCTTCAGGGCTGGAGGAAGACGCTGCTGATCGTCTCCCACGACCAGGGCTTTCTGGATGATGTTTGTACTGATATCATCCACCTGGACACCCAGCGGCTCCATTACTACAGGGGCAATTACA TGACCTTCAAGAAGATGTaccagcagaagcagaaagaactgTTGAAGCAATatgagaagcaggagaagaagctgaaggagctgaaggctgGGGGCAAGTCCACCAAGCAAGCGGAGAAGCAAACAAAGGAAGTCCTGACTCGAAAACAGCAGAAGTGCCGACGGAAAAACCAGGATGAAGAGTCTCAGGATCCCCCTGAGCTCCTGAAGCGCCCCAAGGAGTACACCGTGCGCTTCACCTTCCCAGACCCCCCGCCTCTCAGCCCACCTGTGCTGGGGCTGCATG GTGTGACGTTTGGCTACGAGGGGCAGAAGCCACTGTTTAAGAACCTGGATTTTGGCATCGACATGGACTCCCGAA TTTGTATTGTGGGTCCCAATGGTGTGGGGAAGAGCACACTACTCCTGCTGCTGACTGGCAAGCTGACACCG ACCAACGGGGAAATGAGGAAGAACCATCGGCTG AAAATCGGCTTCTTTAACCAGCAGTATGCCGAGCAGCTGCACATGGAGGAGACGCCCACTGAGTACCTGCAGCGGAGCTTCAACCTGCCCTACCAGGATGCCCGGAAGTGCTTGGGCCGCTTTGGCCTGGAGAGCCACGCCCACACCATCCAGATCTGCAAACTCTCCG GTGGGCAGAAAGCCCGAGTTGTGTTTGCGGAGCTGGCCTGTCGGGAGCCTGATGTCCTCATCTTG gATGAACCAACCAACAACTTGGACATAGAGTCCATCGATGCCCTGGGGGAGGCCATCAACGAGTACAAGGGGG CTGTGATCGTAGTCAGCCATGATGCGCGCCTCATCACGGAAACCAACTGCCAGCTGTGGGTGGTGGAGGAGCAGAGTGTCAGTCAAATCGACGGTGACTTCGACGACTACAAGCGAGAGGTGTTGGAGGCCCTGGGTGAAGTCATGGTCAGCCGACCTCGGGACTGA
- the Abcf1 gene encoding ATP-binding cassette sub-family F member 1 isoform X3: MPKGPKQQPPEPEWIGDGEGTSPADKVVKKGKKDKKTKKTFFEELAVEDRQAGDEEKLQKEKEQQQQQQQQKKKRDTRKGRRKKDVDDGDDSDERMLMERLKKLSVPASDEEDEVPAPVPRGRKKAKGGNVFEALIQDESEEEEEEEKHVPKPAKPEKNRINKAVAEEPPGLRSKKGKEEKSKGKAKGSEEEKEEKEGELKANDPYANLSKKEKKKLKKQMDYERQVESLKAANAAENDFSVSQAEVSSRQAMLENASDIKLEKFSISAHGKELFVNADLYIVAGRRYGLVGPNGKGKTTLLKHIANRALSIPPNIDVLLCEQEVVADETPAVQAVLRADTKRLRLLEEERRLQGQLEQGDDTAAEKLEKVYEELRATGAAAAEAKARRILAGLGFDPEMQNRPTQKFSGGWRMRVSLARALFMEPTLLMLDEPTNHLDLNAVIWLNNYLQGWRKTLLIVSHDQGFLDDVCTDIIHLDTQRLHYYRGNYMTFKKMYQQKQKELLKQYEKQEKKLKELKAGGKSTKQAEKQTKEVLTRKQQKCRRKNQDEESQDPPELLKRPKEYTVRFTFPDPPPLSPPVLGLHGVTFGYEGQKPLFKNLDFGIDMDSRICIVGPNGVGKSTLLLLLTGKLTPTNGEMRKNHRLKIGFFNQQYAEQLHMEETPTEYLQRSFNLPYQDARKCLGRFGLESHAHTIQICKLSGGQKARVVFAELACREPDVLILDEPTNNLDIESIDALGEAINEYKGAVIVVSHDARLITETNCQLWVVEEQSVSQIDGDFDDYKREVLEALGEVMVSRPRD, translated from the exons ATGCCGAAGGGTCCCAAGCAGCAGCCGCCCGAACCCGAGTGGATCGGGGACGGCGAGGGCACGAGCCCGGCGG ACAAAGTAGTGAAGAAAGGCAAAAAGGACAAGAAGACCAAAAAGACG TTCTTTGAGGAGCTGGCAGTAGAGGACAGACAAGCTGGGGATGAGGAAAAActgcagaaggagaaggagcagcaacagcagcagcag caacagaagaaaaagcGAGACACCAGGAAAGGCCGTCGGAAGAAGGATGTGGACGATGGCGATGACAGTGATGAGAGAATGCTCATGGAGCGTCTTAAGAAGCTGTCTGTGCCAGCCAGTGATGAGGAAGATGAGG TGCCTGCCCCGGTACCCCGAGGACGGAAGAAGGCCAAG GGTGGAAATGTTTTTGAGGCCCTGATTCAGGatgagagtgaggaggaagaggaggaagaaaagcatgTTCCCAAGCCCGCCAAGCCAGAAAAGAATCGCATCAATAAG GCCGTGGCTGAGGAGCCTCCCGGGCTCAGGAGtaaaaagggaaaggaggagaaatcaAAAGGGAAAGCCAAG GgttcagaggaagagaaagaagagaaagagggagagttGAAGGCAAATGATCCCTATGCCAACCTTagcaagaaggaaaagaaaaagctgaagaAGCAG ATGGATTATGAACGCCAGGTGGAGTCATTAAAGGCAGCTAATGCTGCAGAAAATGACTTCTCTGTGTCCCAGGCAGAGGTGTCTTCCCGCCAGGCAATGTTAGAAAATGCATCTGACATCAAG CTGGAAAAGTTCAGCATCTCCGCTCACGGCAAGGAGCTGTTCGTCAATGCTGACCTGTACATTGTGGCCGGTCGCCGCTACGGGCTGGTGGGACCCAACGG CAAAGGCAAAACCACGCTTCTGAAGCACATTGCCAACCGTGCCCTGAGCATCCCCCCTAACATCGACGTGCTGCTGTGCGAGCAGG AGGTGGTGGCTGATGAAACACCAGCCGTGCAAGCTGTTCTTCGTGCAGACACCAAGCGACTGAGGCTGCTAGAGGAGGAGAGACGGCTTCAGGGACAGCTGGAGCAGGGGGATGATACTGCTGCTGAGAAATTAGAAAAG gtATATGAGGAACTTCGAGCTACTGGGGCAGCAGCTGCAGAGGCCAAGGCACGGCGGATCCTGGCTGGCTTGGGCTTTGACCCTGAGATGCAGAATCGGCCCACACAGAAGTTTTCTGGGGGTTGGCGAATGCGGGTCTCCCTGGCCAG GGCGCTGTTCATGGAGCCCACGCTGCTGATGCTGGATGAGCCCACTAACCACCTGGACCTCAACGCCGTCATCTGGCTTAATAA CTACCTTCAGGGCTGGAGGAAGACGCTGCTGATCGTCTCCCACGACCAGGGCTTTCTGGATGATGTTTGTACTGATATCATCCACCTGGACACCCAGCGGCTCCATTACTACAGGGGCAATTACA TGACCTTCAAGAAGATGTaccagcagaagcagaaagaactgTTGAAGCAATatgagaagcaggagaagaagctgaaggagctgaaggctgGGGGCAAGTCCACCAAGCAAGCGGAGAAGCAAACAAAGGAAGTCCTGACTCGAAAACAGCAGAAGTGCCGACGGAAAAACCAGGATGAAGAGTCTCAGGATCCCCCTGAGCTCCTGAAGCGCCCCAAGGAGTACACCGTGCGCTTCACCTTCCCAGACCCCCCGCCTCTCAGCCCACCTGTGCTGGGGCTGCATG GTGTGACGTTTGGCTACGAGGGGCAGAAGCCACTGTTTAAGAACCTGGATTTTGGCATCGACATGGACTCCCGAA TTTGTATTGTGGGTCCCAATGGTGTGGGGAAGAGCACACTACTCCTGCTGCTGACTGGCAAGCTGACACCG ACCAACGGGGAAATGAGGAAGAACCATCGGCTG AAAATCGGCTTCTTTAACCAGCAGTATGCCGAGCAGCTGCACATGGAGGAGACGCCCACTGAGTACCTGCAGCGGAGCTTCAACCTGCCCTACCAGGATGCCCGGAAGTGCTTGGGCCGCTTTGGCCTGGAGAGCCACGCCCACACCATCCAGATCTGCAAACTCTCCG GTGGGCAGAAAGCCCGAGTTGTGTTTGCGGAGCTGGCCTGTCGGGAGCCTGATGTCCTCATCTTG gATGAACCAACCAACAACTTGGACATAGAGTCCATCGATGCCCTGGGGGAGGCCATCAACGAGTACAAGGGGG CTGTGATCGTAGTCAGCCATGATGCGCGCCTCATCACGGAAACCAACTGCCAGCTGTGGGTGGTGGAGGAGCAGAGTGTCAGTCAAATCGACGGTGACTTCGACGACTACAAGCGAGAGGTGTTGGAGGCCCTGGGTGAAGTCATGGTCAGCCGACCTCGGGACTGA
- the Abcf1 gene encoding ATP-binding cassette sub-family F member 1 isoform X2: MPKGPKQQPPEPEWIGDGEGTSPADKVVKKGKKDKKTKKTFFEELAVEDRQAGDEEKLQKEKEQQQQQQKKKRDTRKGRRKKDVDDGDDSDERMLMERLKKLSVPASDEEDEVPAPVPRGRKKAKGGNVFEALIQDESEEEEEEEKHVPKPAKPEKNRINKAVAEEPPGLRSKKGKEEKSKGKAKREPAAADSEGEDEEDTKEKEPPRQGKDRDKKVTEQGSEEEKEEKEGELKANDPYANLSKKEKKKLKKQMDYERQVESLKAANAAENDFSVSQAEVSSRQAMLENASDIKLEKFSISAHGKELFVNADLYIVAGRRYGLVGPNGKGKTTLLKHIANRALSIPPNIDVLLCEQEVVADETPAVQAVLRADTKRLRLLEEERRLQGQLEQGDDTAAEKLEKVYEELRATGAAAAEAKARRILAGLGFDPEMQNRPTQKFSGGWRMRVSLARALFMEPTLLMLDEPTNHLDLNAVIWLNNYLQGWRKTLLIVSHDQGFLDDVCTDIIHLDTQRLHYYRGNYMTFKKMYQQKQKELLKQYEKQEKKLKELKAGGKSTKQAEKQTKEVLTRKQQKCRRKNQDEESQDPPELLKRPKEYTVRFTFPDPPPLSPPVLGLHGVTFGYEGQKPLFKNLDFGIDMDSRICIVGPNGVGKSTLLLLLTGKLTPTNGEMRKNHRLKIGFFNQQYAEQLHMEETPTEYLQRSFNLPYQDARKCLGRFGLESHAHTIQICKLSGGQKARVVFAELACREPDVLILDEPTNNLDIESIDALGEAINEYKGAVIVVSHDARLITETNCQLWVVEEQSVSQIDGDFDDYKREVLEALGEVMVSRPRD, translated from the exons ATGCCGAAGGGTCCCAAGCAGCAGCCGCCCGAACCCGAGTGGATCGGGGACGGCGAGGGCACGAGCCCGGCGG ACAAAGTAGTGAAGAAAGGCAAAAAGGACAAGAAGACCAAAAAGACG TTCTTTGAGGAGCTGGCAGTAGAGGACAGACAAGCTGGGGATGAGGAAAAActgcagaaggagaaggagcagcaacagcagcagcag aagaaaaagcGAGACACCAGGAAAGGCCGTCGGAAGAAGGATGTGGACGATGGCGATGACAGTGATGAGAGAATGCTCATGGAGCGTCTTAAGAAGCTGTCTGTGCCAGCCAGTGATGAGGAAGATGAGG TGCCTGCCCCGGTACCCCGAGGACGGAAGAAGGCCAAG GGTGGAAATGTTTTTGAGGCCCTGATTCAGGatgagagtgaggaggaagaggaggaagaaaagcatgTTCCCAAGCCCGCCAAGCCAGAAAAGAATCGCATCAATAAG GCCGTGGCTGAGGAGCCTCCCGGGCTCAGGAGtaaaaagggaaaggaggagaaatcaAAAGGGAAAGCCAAG AGGGAACCTGCTGCTGCAGACAGTGAAGGGGAAGATGAGGAGGACACGAAAGAAAAGGAGCCTCCCCGGCAAGGAAAGGACAGAGACAAGAAGGTGACCGAGCAG GgttcagaggaagagaaagaagagaaagagggagagttGAAGGCAAATGATCCCTATGCCAACCTTagcaagaaggaaaagaaaaagctgaagaAGCAG ATGGATTATGAACGCCAGGTGGAGTCATTAAAGGCAGCTAATGCTGCAGAAAATGACTTCTCTGTGTCCCAGGCAGAGGTGTCTTCCCGCCAGGCAATGTTAGAAAATGCATCTGACATCAAG CTGGAAAAGTTCAGCATCTCCGCTCACGGCAAGGAGCTGTTCGTCAATGCTGACCTGTACATTGTGGCCGGTCGCCGCTACGGGCTGGTGGGACCCAACGG CAAAGGCAAAACCACGCTTCTGAAGCACATTGCCAACCGTGCCCTGAGCATCCCCCCTAACATCGACGTGCTGCTGTGCGAGCAGG AGGTGGTGGCTGATGAAACACCAGCCGTGCAAGCTGTTCTTCGTGCAGACACCAAGCGACTGAGGCTGCTAGAGGAGGAGAGACGGCTTCAGGGACAGCTGGAGCAGGGGGATGATACTGCTGCTGAGAAATTAGAAAAG gtATATGAGGAACTTCGAGCTACTGGGGCAGCAGCTGCAGAGGCCAAGGCACGGCGGATCCTGGCTGGCTTGGGCTTTGACCCTGAGATGCAGAATCGGCCCACACAGAAGTTTTCTGGGGGTTGGCGAATGCGGGTCTCCCTGGCCAG GGCGCTGTTCATGGAGCCCACGCTGCTGATGCTGGATGAGCCCACTAACCACCTGGACCTCAACGCCGTCATCTGGCTTAATAA CTACCTTCAGGGCTGGAGGAAGACGCTGCTGATCGTCTCCCACGACCAGGGCTTTCTGGATGATGTTTGTACTGATATCATCCACCTGGACACCCAGCGGCTCCATTACTACAGGGGCAATTACA TGACCTTCAAGAAGATGTaccagcagaagcagaaagaactgTTGAAGCAATatgagaagcaggagaagaagctgaaggagctgaaggctgGGGGCAAGTCCACCAAGCAAGCGGAGAAGCAAACAAAGGAAGTCCTGACTCGAAAACAGCAGAAGTGCCGACGGAAAAACCAGGATGAAGAGTCTCAGGATCCCCCTGAGCTCCTGAAGCGCCCCAAGGAGTACACCGTGCGCTTCACCTTCCCAGACCCCCCGCCTCTCAGCCCACCTGTGCTGGGGCTGCATG GTGTGACGTTTGGCTACGAGGGGCAGAAGCCACTGTTTAAGAACCTGGATTTTGGCATCGACATGGACTCCCGAA TTTGTATTGTGGGTCCCAATGGTGTGGGGAAGAGCACACTACTCCTGCTGCTGACTGGCAAGCTGACACCG ACCAACGGGGAAATGAGGAAGAACCATCGGCTG AAAATCGGCTTCTTTAACCAGCAGTATGCCGAGCAGCTGCACATGGAGGAGACGCCCACTGAGTACCTGCAGCGGAGCTTCAACCTGCCCTACCAGGATGCCCGGAAGTGCTTGGGCCGCTTTGGCCTGGAGAGCCACGCCCACACCATCCAGATCTGCAAACTCTCCG GTGGGCAGAAAGCCCGAGTTGTGTTTGCGGAGCTGGCCTGTCGGGAGCCTGATGTCCTCATCTTG gATGAACCAACCAACAACTTGGACATAGAGTCCATCGATGCCCTGGGGGAGGCCATCAACGAGTACAAGGGGG CTGTGATCGTAGTCAGCCATGATGCGCGCCTCATCACGGAAACCAACTGCCAGCTGTGGGTGGTGGAGGAGCAGAGTGTCAGTCAAATCGACGGTGACTTCGACGACTACAAGCGAGAGGTGTTGGAGGCCCTGGGTGAAGTCATGGTCAGCCGACCTCGGGACTGA